In the genome of Cryptomeria japonica chromosome 8, Sugi_1.0, whole genome shotgun sequence, one region contains:
- the LOC131057235 gene encoding probable 2-oxoglutarate-dependent dioxygenase AOP1 encodes MISSLQSPLEDGLPVIDISHFPKEIEGDRLQYHPEVVKLGKACEEWGIFRLVNHGVPQDLRQKVLSVSQDLLSMPMELKDSVTTSSPGRSYSHTPGVPITFESFCLVDMPNPDSILELSRKIWPDEGNSNFCEAIGAFSLLLSDLAQRITKLVLVSLGLDAEAFYHSDFEKCTAWLRINGFSSQGKSIGEEGLIAHADRGWLTILHNDEEEGLEVLSKEGKWVNVKPSQNSLIVNLGISLKAWTNGRYRCAVHRVICKGWEKRLSVPLFYSFARDAHVLAPEVLVSEDNPRRYKPFTFNDLQSEELRKELEES; translated from the exons ATGATCTCCTCGTTACAATCTCCTCTTGAAGATGGTCTACCTGTGATTGACATTTCACATTTTCCCAAGGAAATTGAGGGAGACCGTCTTCAATATCATCCCGAGGTTGTCAAACTTGGAAAAGCTTGTGAAGAATGGGGGATTTTCAGGTTAGTGAATCATGGAGTTCCGCAAGATCTTCGGCAaaaggttttgtctgttagccaGGATTTGCTGTCGATGCCTATGGAGCTTAAAGACAGCGTCACAACTTCTAGTCCCGGAAGGAGTTACAGTCATACCCCCGGGGTTCCGATTACTTTTGAATCATTTTGCTTGGTCGACATGCCCAATCCAGATTCAATCCTTGAATTGTCTCGAAAGATATGGCCGGATGAAGGAAACTCAAACTTCTG TGAAGCGATAGGTGCATTCAGTTTACTTCTGTCAGATCTTGCACAAAGGATTACCAAACTTGTTCTTGTGAGCCTGGGTTTGGACGCTGAAGCTTTCTACCACTCTGATTTCGAAAAATGTACAGCCTGGTTGAGGATAAACGGCTTCTCATCTCAGGGAAAATCTATTGGAGAGGAGGGTCTGATTGCTCATGCAGATCGAGGTTGGCTGACAATCCTTCacaatgatgaagaggaagggctTGAGGTACTATCGAAAGAAGGGAAGTGGGTCAATGTCAAGCCTTCACAAAACTCCCTTATTGTCAACTTAGGGATAAGCCTCAAGGCATGGACCAATGGTAGATATAGGTGTGCAGTTCACCGCGTGATTTGTAAAGGGTGGGAGAAACGTTTATCGGTTCCCCTTTTTTATAGCTTTGCACGCGATGCCCATGTTTTGGCTCCAGAGGTGCTTGTGAGCGAAGACAATCCACGACGATATAAGCCTTTTACTTTCAATGACTTGCAGTCTGAAGAATTGCGGAAAGAATTAGAGGAATCATAG